The DNA window TAAAACATCTTCATAAACCAACGGTAAGCGGTAGCATCTGGAGTACCGGAAGAGAATTCATTATATACCTGATCTGCCGTGACCACATGAACAGTCATTCCGTCTTTAGTGCGGTGAGCTTCGGCTAAACGTTCTGCGTCAGATAAGAAATTACCATTGGAGGGTACAATAATCACCATATCGCACTGTTCCAATGAATGCAGATTCTGATTATTTACATTACCAACGACCTCAACTTTCTTAAAATTAGTCCCGTTAACATCTACCGCAACAAATTCTCGTAAAGATGGGTTATTAACAGTGAAAGAGTATTTACCATCGGTCAATGTACCGTTCATTTGCCGACAATCACCCGGAGTGGTAACATCCCAAACCTTCATATTACTGTTAGCCCCTGCAATTACATAGGTAGTAACATCACCCACGGATGGCAAATCACGGAAAGCAGTATAAGAATCATACAGTGCAAGCTTTCTTCTGTAATTCATTTGGATATAGTTAAGTCTGCCAGAGGATCCTGCCCCACGTGTATGTGTAAGAGTCACGGTAGTATTCTCATTTTTATTGCCATCCCAGATAACCGTTCCACTTCCTGGCTGTGCTTTACAATACGAATCATTTATAGGAGCTGAAGCAATTGAGAATTGTCCGTAGCTTGTTCCGTCTATCTGAACACCAACAGTTGTGTAAACGTCAGATTTAGCAGCAAAAGCAACTGTGCAATATGCTTTATCGTTTGTTATCCCCGGCAAGGTAAAGGAATAATTCTTTGTATTTCCGGAAACAAAATCGTAACTATCATATAACTCTCTACCAGAAGCAGTCCAGTTAAAAGCATCTTTTTCATAGAGAGCATAATCATCAAAGGTAGTCACAGTTTTTGCATTATCCGAAGTCAGCGATTCTTCTGCAGGAAATATTAGAGGAGTATCATTCCCTTCAGTCAGGAAATAATATCCATAATTGGAATAGCAATTATTGGTATGCGTAAAGCCAGTAACTCCGGAATTCTCATCCCAACGGACTACACCATTCGCATAAAAAAGGACATAACCATTGCCCCGCCATAACGGGATTTCTGGTAAATCATCAATCTTTGATTTCTTAAAACTTTCAGGAAGAATGCGGCCACCATAACCATACAACCGCACTTTTGCAGGATTTGTAAATCCCATCTGTTGAAGTTCGGCGGCAGTTATTTTGTATACACCTGATTCGCCAACTCGTATCTTCACCCACTTACCAGTAGATAATATGGAACTTGAAGCAAACGAATGAAGATTTGTTCCGGTACTTGCCCGCTTTTGCTTAGCAATAGATTTCTCCAGCGTTAGTTTGAAAGAATTTATGCGTTGATATTCACCGTTGCGATAAACAAGAGGCACAAAAGATACTTCAAGAATTCCTTTTCTGGCAGAAACAAATATGCGGGTATCAGCCTTCGGATATGAAGCAAGAGGTTCTCCTACCACCGTTAAAAATGAAATATTGCTTTTTGATAACGTCTGAAACTCCGGATATTCAATCTTTACGCTGTAAGCATAATTATTATAATCCGGTCCGAGATCTATATTTTGAATATAGCGGGGGAGTTTACTATTTGCTACATAAAGTGCATCCGCAAATAAAGGCTGATCCGAAACAAAAGAATCCTGCCACTTCAACGAAGTAAAGTTCTGCGCTGAAATAGACAAGGAAAACAGAGAAAGAAGAAGTAAGAAAATATGGTTTCGGCTACACATATACCCTCCTTGCTTTTAAAAAAGCAAATAACTTATCGAATATAGAAATCGAGCAGCTTCTCTTCTTCCAGATAACCTTCCAAATGTTGGCCTATTGCAACCGGTCCCACTCCAACAGGAGTTCCGGTGTATATTAAATCTCCTATTTTCAGCGTAAAGAAACGACTGACGTAAGCAATAATCTCATCTACTTTAAACAACATGTCGGCAGTAGTCCCCTTCTGTACTTGATTGCCATCAATATCCAGGTGAAAATTCAGGTTTTGAATATCCTTAAACTTATCAACAGGAACAAATTCGCCAATTGCAGCAGAGTCATCAAATCCTTTACATATTTCCCAGGGATTACCTGCCTCACGGATTTTTCGTTGCAGGTCTCGGGCTGTAAAGTCAATACCAACAGTCACCTCATCATAATAACGATTTGCAAAACGTTCAGCTATATTTTTCCCTAATCTGCTTATTTTCACAACTAACTCTGTTTCATAGTGAACTTCGTCAGAGAAATCAGGAATAAAGAACGGCTTTCCATTTTTAAGTAAAGCAGAATCTGGTTTCATAAAGATAACCGGCTCTTTTGGTATTACTAACGTGGGATGTAGTTCTTTATTGTGTTCAGCGTAGTTCATTCCTACGGCAATAATCTTCATTACTTTATCTGATTAAAATTTAAACGGTTAAACATTACAGCTAAATGAGCATACAAAGAAGTATTCTGAACCACAATATTTTCCGGAACCCGAATACGTAAAGGAGTAAAGTTCCATACAGCCTTTACACCTCCTTCGATCATTTTATCAGTAATATTCTGAGCTATTTCAATAGGGACAGTCAATACTCCAATATTCACGTTATATTCAAGCATCTTTGCCTGAAACTCATCCGAATGAAAGATTGGAATACCGTTTATAAATGTACCAACAAGTTCAGGATTAACATCAAAACCTGCAACTATTTCCAAGCCAAAATGATTCAAACCGGAGTCACGAAGAAGAGCTCCTCCCAGGCTACCTACACCAAACAAGAAAGCTTTATGCATATTAGTAAAGCCGAGGAAGTCTTCCAGAACAGCAATTAGATCATCTATATCATAGCCCACCCTTGTTCGCCCTGATATATTTACATACGACAGGTCTTTCGCTATCTGAGAAGCATCAATATTTATCTCTTTAGAAATCTGCGTAGAAGAGACAAATTGTTCTCCTTTATTTTTAAGCAGTTTCGCATTTGATAAATACCAGGGAAGTCTGCGCAAAGAAGGTTCCGGTACTTTTATTACATTTTGCTCATTATCACTCATAAAAACCCATTATATTAAATTGGTATTTGCAAAAATACACTATTTTTTCCAAACAATCGAGCATTAAGAAAAAGATTATTTTGTACATATCTATAAGTTTGTTACATTTGGATACAAATAAAATAAGAAAGTATGAAAAAGAATGACTGGAAAGACAGATTGAATATGGTATATTCAACCAACCCCGATTTCAATTATGATATAGAAGAAGATGCAGAACAGACAACTTTGGAGCCAGCAAAACAGAATCTTCGGGTAGCCATTGATAAGAAAAACAGAGGAGGAAAGGTTGTAACACTCATAACTGGATTTGTAGGCACAGAAGAGGATTTAAAAACTCTTGGAAAGCTATTGAAAACAAAATGTGGAGTTGGAGGAGCTGCCAAAGATAGTGAAATTATTATTCAAGGAGATTTCAAGCTTAAGATTGTTGAACTACTTAAGAAGGAAGGATATGTAAAAACCAAACCCGTTGGAGGATAGTTTATTTTAAAAGCAGAAGCCGTAGTAGCGCCAAAAGAAGGCTACCGATAAACCTATTGGAGGATAGTTTATTAAAAAGAGTTTATATTTCAATGGTGCAAATATGGGTAATACATTCTCATTGTAGAATAGTTATTAAAAAATAGAGGAAATTTAAAAAGGGTGGTTAAACAGATTTGTTCAACCACCCTTTTAAGTATCTTTAAAAAGACCTTAATTAGTCAGCGTTCAAAGTAAAACGTTTGAAGTTAACTACAGTTAAGTCTTTATTAATGTTCTTCAAGAACTGAGCAACACTAATCTTAGGATCTTTCACATATTCTTGTTCCAACAAGCAAACTTCTTTGTAGAACTTAGAGATACGACCTTCAGCGATACGTGCAATTAAGTTCTCTGGTTTACCTTCTTGGCGAGCTTTGTCAGCTGCGATTTCTGTTTCACGAGCTAATACTTCAGCTGGTACACCTTCCTGATTTACAGCGATAGGGTTCATTGCAGCAATCTGCATAGCAACTTCGTGAGAAACCTGAGCATCAACACCTGCAATATTGAAAGAAACTGCAGTAGCCAAACGATTTCCTGGGTGAATATAAATAGCAGTAGAAAGACCTTCTACAACTCCGTATCCATCAAGTTCCATCTTTTCGCCAGTGATACCACTTCTATCAATAACAGCATCAGCAACTGTTCCTTTACCCATAGGAAGAGCTTTCACGTCTTCAATAGTAGCACATTTGTTTGCGATAGCAAGATCAAGAATTTCGTTAGTCAAAGCAACGAAGTCTGCATTCTTAGCAACGAAGTCAGTTTCACATTTCAATGCGATAACTGCAGCAAATTCGCCTGCTGACTTAGCAATAACACAACCTTCTGAAGCCTCACGATCAGAACGTTTTGCAGCTACTGCTTGTCCTTTTTTACGAATTATTTCAATTGCTTTTTCGAAATCGCCTTCAGCTTCAGTCAAAGCATTCTTGCAATCCATCATACCGGCACCTGTCATTTTGCGCAAGTGGGTAATATCTGCCATTGTTACAGCCATAGTCTTTATATTTATTTAATTGATATAGTTATTAAGCTTCTTCATCTTTCAAGAAAGCAGCAGCTTTTGCAGCATTAATTGCTTCCTCGTCGTTTTTGTCAAGTCTAGCTTTAGCAGGTTTTCTTTTTCCCTTGCTTGCAGGAGCTTCACCAGCTGCTTCCATATCAATTTTTTCAGCTTTTCTTTCTTCCAGACCTTCGCTCATAGCTGTACAACAAGCTTCAAGAATTATTTCAATAGATTTTGTAGCGTCATCATTTGCAGGGATAACGAAATCAATATTTGAAGGATCAGAGTTTGTATCAACGATAGCAAATACTGGAATACCTAAACGGTTAGCTTCACGAACTGCAATGTTTTCTTTCATTACGTCGATAACGAACAAAGCAGAAGGAAGGCGAGTTAAGTCAGCGATAGAACCTAAGTTCTTGTCTAACTTAGCACGTTGACGAGAAATTTGAAGAACTTCTCTTTTAGAAAGATTAGAATAAGTACCATCGTTAGTCAACTTATCGATAGTAGCCATCTTCTTAACAGCCTTACGGATAGTTGGGAAGTTAGTCAACATACCACCTGGCCAGCGCTCGATTACATAAGGCATATTAACAGAAGCTGCTTTGTCAGCAACTACTTGTTTTGCTTGTTTTTTAGTAGCAACAAAAAGGACTTTCTTTCCTGATTTTGCAATTTGTTTTAAAGCTTCAGCAGCTTCTTCTACTTTTGCAACTGTTTTGTGGAGGTCAATGATGTGGATACCATTGCGTTCCATGAAAATATAAGGAGCCATTGCAGGGTTCCACTTTCTTCTTAAGTGTCCGAAGTGGCAACCGGCTTCCAATAAATTATCAAAATTTGTTCTTGACATTTTTTTAATCTTTTAATCGTTTACTTTCTTTTTTGTTTTATAACCAACTGTCGGGTAGCCTACATAAGAGTCCCGATAGTTTAGATACTAAACGTAGCTTACTCCAGAGATTTCTCCAGCAAGTATTAACGTTTACTGAACTGGAATCTTCTACGAGCTTTTGGTTGACCCGGTTTCTTACGTTCAACAGAACGTGGATCACGTGTCATGAAGCCTTCTGAACGAAGAGCTTTTTTATCTTCTGCGCTGATTTTCACAAGAGCACGAGCAATTGCCAAACGCAAAGCTTGAGATTGTCCTGTGAAACCACCACCGATCAAATTAACTTTGATGTCATACTTCTCAGCAACACCTAATTTGTTCAATGGTTGTTTTACAACGTATTGAAGAATAGTTGATGGAAAGTACGTTGCAAGGTCTCTCTTGTTAATAGTAATCTTTCCTGTACCTTCGCTTACGAATACGCGAGCAATAGCGCGCTTACGTCTGCCTAATGCATTTACTACTTCCATTATTTATTATTTAAGTAAGTTAATATCAATTGACTTAGGGTTTTGAGCAGCTTGTTTATGTTCGCTTCCAGCATAAACATACATGTTGCCTAATAGTTGTGCACCTAATTTGTTTTTAGGAAGCATACCCTTTACTACTTTTCTCAATAACTTGTCGTCACCGTTAGGTCTTGCTTGCAAACGAGCTGGAGTAATAGCTCTTTGACCTCCAGGATAGCCAGTATATGACAAATAGATTCTGTCATTCCATTTGTTACCTGTCAACTTCACCTTATCGGCATTGATAATAATTACGTTGTCACCACAGTCTACATGAGGAGTAAAGTTTGGTTTGTACTTTCCTCTCAACAGCTTGGCAACTTTTGCACCTAAGCGTCCCAACACCTGATCTGTAGCATCAACTACGACCCATTCCTTTGTTACGGTTGCTTTGTTTGCAGAAATGGTCTTATAACTTAAAGTATCCACTGCTTAATTGTTTTTAAATTGTTAACTACTAATAAACATAAATATTCATACTGATTACAGCTCCCCGGACAAAGGAACCTAATTAGCTATGAATTAATCTTTTATCCTTTTAGATAATAATCGGCTTGCAAAAGTACTGCTTTTCTTTTAATTGGCAAACTATTTAAGTTATTTTTTATCTTTTCAAGGCCTTAGATAAGAACATTATACGTTTTCTCTACTACATTTCAGAGAGACTAAATTGTGGTTAATTTAAAAAGTGCTAGATCGCTAGATCAATTTCGTAAAAAAAAGAAAGATGACACAACTTGTGGCCGTGTCATCTCTTATATAAAGAACAAAAAAGTTTAAATTAAAACTCGCAGTTACGAGGTGTTCTAGGGAAAGGTATCACATCACGAATGTTGGTCATACCTGTCACAAAAAGCAATAGGCGTTCAAAACCTAATCCAAAGCCAGAGTGAGGTGCTGTACCAAAACGACGAGTATCCAGATACCACCAGATATCTTTGGTTGGTACACCCATTTCCGCAGCTCTACTTGATAATTTATCAAAATCCTCTTCACGTTGAGAACCACCGATAATTTCTCCAATTTTCGGGAAAAGAACATCCATTGCACGAACTGTCTTTCCATCTTCATTCTGCTTCATATAGAAAGATTTGATTTCTTTCGGATAATCAGTAAGAATTACAGGACGTTTAAAATGATCTTCTACCAAGTAGCGTTCATGTTCTGAAGCAAGGTCGGCTCCCCAGAATATAGGGAATTCAAATTTGTGTCCTTTGGCCACAGCTTCTTCAAGAATCTTCACTCCTTCTGTATAAGGCAGACGAACAAATTCATCATCAAGTACTGACTGCAAGCGAGCGATAAGCTCTTTATCAAACATATTATTCAGGAACTGAATATCTTCTATGCAGTTATCCAAAGCCCATTTTACACAGAATTTGATAAAATCTTCTGCCAACTGCATATTATCTTCAATCTCATTGAAAGCTACTTCCGGTTCAATCATCCAGAACTCAGCAAGGTGACGTGGAGTATTTGAGTTTTCAGCACGGAAAGTAGGACCAAAAGTATAAATAGACCCCATTGACATAGCAGCAAGCTCACCTTCCAGCTGTCCGGAAACAGTCAGACTGGCTTGTTTGCCAAAGAAGTCATTATCATAATTAATTGATCCATCTTCATCCTTCTTCAAATCATAAAGATTCATAGTAGTTACCTGGAACATCTGTCCTGCACCTTCACAATCTGAAGCTGTAATAATTGGAGTATGAAAATAGAAGAATCCACGTTCATGGAAAAATTTATGTATGGCAATAGCCATATTATGACGAATACGGAATACAGCACCAAAAGTATTGGTACGAGGACGAAGGTGTGCTATTTCACGAAGAAACTCCATAGAGTGACCTTTCTTCTGTAAAGGATAGGTATTAGGATCAGCTGTGCCTAATATTTCTATTTCGCATGCATGAAGTTCTGCTTTCTGTCCTTGTCCAAGCGATTCTACCAATTCGCCATTTACACTAATACATGCTCCAGTAGTTATTGGTTTCAAGTATTCTTCTCCGAATTTCTCTATATCAATTACAATCTGAATATTATTAATGGTAGAACCGTCATTCAAAGCGATAAAGTTAACTTGTTTACTGCCCCGGCGAGTTCTAACCCATCCCTTCACGTTCACAATTGTTCCAAAGCTATCCATCTTCAGAACATCAACAATTCTTGTTCTACAAATCTTTTCCATAAAAATCTTTTATATGCATTATTATATAAGGTAGGGGTATATTTACATATACCCCCATTCTTTATTATTCAAAAGCTCCCATTCGAAGTATGTTTACTTCTTGTTCTGTAAGATATCTCCATTCGCCACGACGAAGACCTTTCTTCGTCAATCCGGCAAAGAACACACGATCTAGTTTCATAACCTTATATCCCAATGATTCGAATATACGGCGAACAATACGGTTCTTACCAGAGTGAATTTCAATTCCTACCTGATCTTTATCTGTTTCAGTAGCATAACTGATAGCATCTGCATGGATTTCTCCATCATCTAATGTTACACCAGCTGCAATTTGTTCCATATCATGTTTTGTGACATTTTTATCCAAAAAGACATGATAAATTTTCTTTTTAAGGAACTGAGGATGAGTCAGCTTAGAAGCCAAATCTCCATCATTTGTAAGCAACAATACACCTGTAGTATTACGATCAAGACGACCAACAGGGTAAATTCTTTCTTTGCATGCACCTTTCACTAAGTCCATAACTGTAAGACGAGCCTGAGGATCATCCGAAGTAGTTACACAATCTTTTGGTTTATTGAGCAATACATATACTTTACTTTCCAAAGATACGGACTCTTCGTGGAACTTAATTACATCAGTACGCTTAACTTTTGTTCCTAGTTCAGTTACAATTTCACCATTTACCGAAACAACTCCTGCTGTGATAAATTCATCAGCTTCACGTCTTGAACAAACACCTGCATTAGCCAGATACTTATTTAAACGAATTGGTTCATTAGGGTCTGCGAACTGCTCTTTATACTCAATTCTTTTCTTTTCGCTATACTTAGCATTTGGATCATAATCATCGCTTCTTCTACGAACCGGACGTGCAAGACCTTGAGATCTTGAATCATTTGATGAGAATCTTGGACGTCGTCCACCATCTCTGGAAAGAGTTGGATTGCCATAATTGCTATCCGGACGACGGAATCTTGGGCGTTCGCCTCCTTCACCTTCCTGATTTTCATTTCTTCTCCAAGGCTTATCTTCGCGATTAAATGAAGGACGATAAGGTCTGTCGCCACCTTCTCTGTTGAAAGAAGGACGTGGTCTATCACCACCTTCACGATTGAAAGAAGGACGTGGTCTATCACCACCTTCACGGTTGAATGATGGACGTGGACGATCTCCGCCTTCACGGTTAAATGATGGACGTGGACGATCACCACCTTCACGATTAAAAGAAGGACGTGGACGATCTCCACCTTCGCGGTTGAATGATGGACGTGGTCTGTCACCACCTTCTCTATTGAATGATGGACGTGGACGATCACCACCTTCACGATTAAATGATGGACGTGGCCTATCTCCACCTTCTCTATTAAAAGAAGGACGTGGACGATCTCCGCCTTCTCTATTGAAAGAAGGACGTGGACGATCTCCATCTTCTCTATTATATGGACGGGAAGGACGATTAAAACTTGGACGGTCACTTCCGCCTCTGTTAAAAGAAGGACGTGAGGGGCGATCACCACCTTCACGACTAAAATGTCCTTCACGGTTAAACTTACCATCTCTGTTAAAAGAAGCTCTGCTGTCATCACGACGGCCAAATCCTTCTCTGTTAAAAGACTTATTACCATCACGGCTGGCGCCTCTACTCTCGTTGTTAGAATCTCGCCAATTTTCGTTGTCTGTACTCATTTTTTTATTCGAATAAAATTATAACTCTGGCCTCGCGGCCTATTTTAAATATCTATTTATATTAAACTCCTGTATAACTGTGTGGGGTTATACATCTAAGTTCATTTTTAATATCCTCACTAACATTCAGTTCTTCAATAAAATCTTTAATAGAAGATTCCGTGATAGCTTGATTAGTTCTTGTCAGTGCTTTTAACGCTTCATACGGATTAGGATAAGCTTCACGACGAAGAATAGTCTGAATAGCTTCAGCAACTACACTCCAACAATTATCCAAATCATTATAAATAGCAGTTTCGTTCAAAATCAGTTTACGTAATCCTTTCAAAGAACTCTGAATAGCAATTACAACATGTCCAAAAGGAACACCTACATTACGAAGAACTGTAGAATCAGTTAAGTCGCGTTGTAGACGAGAAACCGGCAGTTTCTCAGACAAATGATTAAGAATAGAATTTGCTATTCCCAAATTACCTTCTGCATTTTCAAAATCTATCGGATTTACTTTGTGAGGCATTGCACTAGAGCCTACTTCTCCTGCTTTGATTTTCTGCTTGAAATATTCCATAGAAATATATAACCAGAAATCGCGATTCATATCAATCATGATAACATTGATACGTTTCATCGCATCGAAAACAGCAGAAAGGTTATCATAATTTGAAATTTGTGTTGTATACTCTTCACGTTCCAATCCTAATTTTTCAGAAACGAAACGATTACCAAAAGCTTTCCAGTCATAAGAAGGATAAGCTACATGATGAGCATTATAATTACCTGTAGCACCACCAAATTTAGCAGTTACCTTACAAGCTTTAAGTGTAGTAAACTGACGTTCCAAGCGGTAAGCAAACACCATAATTTCCTTACCCAAACGAGTTGGAGAAGCTGGCTGTCCATGAGTTTTTGCAAGCATTGAGATATTATCCCAATCGGTTGCATACTGTTTCAATTGTACAATAAGCTCTTCAATCAAAGGGAAATAAACATTATTCAGCGCTTCCTTGATAGACAACGGAATAGAAGTATTATTTATATCCTGAGAAGTAAGTCCGAAATGTATAAACTCTTTATACTCTTCAAGA is part of the uncultured Bacteroides sp. genome and encodes:
- a CDS encoding fumarylacetoacetate hydrolase family protein, translating into MKIIAVGMNYAEHNKELHPTLVIPKEPVIFMKPDSALLKNGKPFFIPDFSDEVHYETELVVKISRLGKNIAERFANRYYDEVTVGIDFTARDLQRKIREAGNPWEICKGFDDSAAIGEFVPVDKFKDIQNLNFHLDIDGNQVQKGTTADMLFKVDEIIAYVSRFFTLKIGDLIYTGTPVGVGPVAIGQHLEGYLEEEKLLDFYIR
- a CDS encoding redox-sensing transcriptional repressor Rex gives rise to the protein MSDNEQNVIKVPEPSLRRLPWYLSNAKLLKNKGEQFVSSTQISKEINIDASQIAKDLSYVNISGRTRVGYDIDDLIAVLEDFLGFTNMHKAFLFGVGSLGGALLRDSGLNHFGLEIVAGFDVNPELVGTFINGIPIFHSDEFQAKMLEYNVNIGVLTVPIEIAQNITDKMIEGGVKAVWNFTPLRIRVPENIVVQNTSLYAHLAVMFNRLNFNQIK
- a CDS encoding translation initiation factor, translating into MKKNDWKDRLNMVYSTNPDFNYDIEEDAEQTTLEPAKQNLRVAIDKKNRGGKVVTLITGFVGTEEDLKTLGKLLKTKCGVGGAAKDSEIIIQGDFKLKIVELLKKEGYVKTKPVGG
- the tsf gene encoding translation elongation factor Ts; the protein is MAVTMADITHLRKMTGAGMMDCKNALTEAEGDFEKAIEIIRKKGQAVAAKRSDREASEGCVIAKSAGEFAAVIALKCETDFVAKNADFVALTNEILDLAIANKCATIEDVKALPMGKGTVADAVIDRSGITGEKMELDGYGVVEGLSTAIYIHPGNRLATAVSFNIAGVDAQVSHEVAMQIAAMNPIAVNQEGVPAEVLARETEIAADKARQEGKPENLIARIAEGRISKFYKEVCLLEQEYVKDPKISVAQFLKNINKDLTVVNFKRFTLNAD
- the rpsB gene encoding 30S ribosomal protein S2, giving the protein MSRTNFDNLLEAGCHFGHLRRKWNPAMAPYIFMERNGIHIIDLHKTVAKVEEAAEALKQIAKSGKKVLFVATKKQAKQVVADKAASVNMPYVIERWPGGMLTNFPTIRKAVKKMATIDKLTNDGTYSNLSKREVLQISRQRAKLDKNLGSIADLTRLPSALFVIDVMKENIAVREANRLGIPVFAIVDTNSDPSNIDFVIPANDDATKSIEIILEACCTAMSEGLEERKAEKIDMEAAGEAPASKGKRKPAKARLDKNDEEAINAAKAAAFLKDEEA
- the rpsI gene encoding 30S ribosomal protein S9; translated protein: MEVVNALGRRKRAIARVFVSEGTGKITINKRDLATYFPSTILQYVVKQPLNKLGVAEKYDIKVNLIGGGFTGQSQALRLAIARALVKISAEDKKALRSEGFMTRDPRSVERKKPGQPKARRRFQFSKR
- the rplM gene encoding 50S ribosomal protein L13, which encodes MDTLSYKTISANKATVTKEWVVVDATDQVLGRLGAKVAKLLRGKYKPNFTPHVDCGDNVIIINADKVKLTGNKWNDRIYLSYTGYPGGQRAITPARLQARPNGDDKLLRKVVKGMLPKNKLGAQLLGNMYVYAGSEHKQAAQNPKSIDINLLK
- the asnS gene encoding asparagine--tRNA ligase → MEKICRTRIVDVLKMDSFGTIVNVKGWVRTRRGSKQVNFIALNDGSTINNIQIVIDIEKFGEEYLKPITTGACISVNGELVESLGQGQKAELHACEIEILGTADPNTYPLQKKGHSMEFLREIAHLRPRTNTFGAVFRIRHNMAIAIHKFFHERGFFYFHTPIITASDCEGAGQMFQVTTMNLYDLKKDEDGSINYDNDFFGKQASLTVSGQLEGELAAMSMGSIYTFGPTFRAENSNTPRHLAEFWMIEPEVAFNEIEDNMQLAEDFIKFCVKWALDNCIEDIQFLNNMFDKELIARLQSVLDDEFVRLPYTEGVKILEEAVAKGHKFEFPIFWGADLASEHERYLVEDHFKRPVILTDYPKEIKSFYMKQNEDGKTVRAMDVLFPKIGEIIGGSQREEDFDKLSSRAAEMGVPTKDIWWYLDTRRFGTAPHSGFGLGFERLLLFVTGMTNIRDVIPFPRTPRNCEF
- a CDS encoding pseudouridine synthase, which codes for MSTDNENWRDSNNESRGASRDGNKSFNREGFGRRDDSRASFNRDGKFNREGHFSREGGDRPSRPSFNRGGSDRPSFNRPSRPYNREDGDRPRPSFNREGGDRPRPSFNREGGDRPRPSFNREGGDRPRPSFNREGGDRPRPSFNREGGDRPRPSFNREGGDRPRPSFNREGGDRPRPSFNREGGDRPRPSFNREGGDRPRPSFNREGGDRPYRPSFNREDKPWRRNENQEGEGGERPRFRRPDSNYGNPTLSRDGGRRPRFSSNDSRSQGLARPVRRRSDDYDPNAKYSEKKRIEYKEQFADPNEPIRLNKYLANAGVCSRREADEFITAGVVSVNGEIVTELGTKVKRTDVIKFHEESVSLESKVYVLLNKPKDCVTTSDDPQARLTVMDLVKGACKERIYPVGRLDRNTTGVLLLTNDGDLASKLTHPQFLKKKIYHVFLDKNVTKHDMEQIAAGVTLDDGEIHADAISYATETDKDQVGIEIHSGKNRIVRRIFESLGYKVMKLDRVFFAGLTKKGLRRGEWRYLTEQEVNILRMGAFE
- the purB gene encoding adenylosuccinate lyase; translation: MKLDLLTAISPIDGRYRGKAEALAAYFSEFALIKYRVQVEIEYFITLCELPLPQLKGVGEDVFESLRSIYRNFSEADAQRIKDIESVTNHDVKAVEYFIKEEFDKLGGLEEYKEFIHFGLTSQDINNTSIPLSIKEALNNVYFPLIEELIVQLKQYATDWDNISMLAKTHGQPASPTRLGKEIMVFAYRLERQFTTLKACKVTAKFGGATGNYNAHHVAYPSYDWKAFGNRFVSEKLGLEREEYTTQISNYDNLSAVFDAMKRINVIMIDMNRDFWLYISMEYFKQKIKAGEVGSSAMPHKVNPIDFENAEGNLGIANSILNHLSEKLPVSRLQRDLTDSTVLRNVGVPFGHVVIAIQSSLKGLRKLILNETAIYNDLDNCWSVVAEAIQTILRREAYPNPYEALKALTRTNQAITESSIKDFIEELNVSEDIKNELRCITPHSYTGV